The proteins below are encoded in one region of bacterium:
- a CDS encoding glycosyl transferase family 2 yields MSSPRLSILLPCRDAARYVGDAIASLEAQTFTDYEVLAVDDGSADGTAGLLEAWAARDPRVRVIRTPRRGLVPALAAALAAARGEFIARMDADDVAEPERFARQVALLDARPDVVACGTRVRYFPREAVRDGARRYERWLNSLIEPEDLARDIFVECPIAHPALVARRAAVLAVGGYRDPGWPEDYDLVLRLWAAGGRLANMPEVLLHWRERPDRTSRTDPRYSPDAFRRCKVHHLRRTLLRAAPGGAGGARPAPASDGSGAPGADEGPAPGAGDVPAPGAGCGPGSGRDGGHAASGGGDVHPGSRRGDRRAAVRPAVVWGAGPVGKGFARELLRQGVPLAAFVDLDPRKIGQAIYGAPVVSPAQIHRFRGALALAAVGSPGARDEIRAALTAAGWREGADFVAVA; encoded by the coding sequence ATGTCCAGCCCCCGTCTCTCCATCCTCCTGCCCTGCCGGGACGCCGCCCGGTACGTCGGCGACGCCATTGCCTCGCTGGAGGCGCAGACGTTCACCGACTACGAGGTCCTGGCCGTGGACGACGGTTCCGCGGACGGGACCGCGGGCCTGCTCGAGGCGTGGGCCGCGCGCGACCCGCGCGTCCGCGTGATCCGCACACCGCGGCGCGGGCTGGTGCCGGCGCTCGCCGCCGCGCTCGCCGCCGCGCGCGGTGAATTCATCGCCCGCATGGATGCGGACGATGTGGCGGAGCCGGAGCGCTTCGCCCGGCAGGTGGCGTTGCTGGACGCGCGACCGGACGTCGTCGCCTGTGGCACCCGGGTCCGCTACTTCCCCCGCGAGGCGGTGCGGGACGGGGCGCGCCGCTACGAGCGGTGGCTGAACTCGCTGATCGAGCCCGAGGACCTCGCCAGGGACATCTTCGTCGAGTGCCCGATCGCGCACCCGGCGCTGGTCGCGCGGCGCGCGGCGGTGCTCGCGGTGGGCGGCTACCGCGACCCGGGCTGGCCCGAGGACTACGACCTGGTGCTCCGGCTGTGGGCCGCGGGCGGGCGGCTGGCCAACATGCCGGAGGTGCTGCTGCACTGGCGGGAGCGGCCGGACCGGACGTCCCGGACGGACCCGCGCTACTCGCCGGACGCGTTCCGCCGCTGCAAGGTCCACCATCTGCGGCGGACGCTGCTCCGGGCGGCGCCCGGGGGCGCAGGCGGGGCCCGTCCGGCTCCTGCGAGCGACGGGAGCGGGGCGCCTGGGGCCGACGAGGGCCCGGCTCCCGGAGCCGGCGACGTCCCTGCTCCCGGAGCCGGCTGCGGCCCCGGGTCCGGACGCGACGGCGGCCATGCCGCCTCCGGGGGCGGCGACGTCCATCCCGGCTCCAGGCGTGGCGACCGTCGCGCGGCCGTGCGCCCCGCCGTGGTCTGGGGAGCGGGGCCGGTGGGGAAAGGGTTCGCGCGGGAACTGTTGCGGCAGGGCGTGCCCCTGGCGGCGTTCGTGGACCTGGATCCGCGCAAGATCGGGCAGGCGATCTACGGCGCGCCGGTGGTCTCGCCCGCCCAGATCCACCGGTTCCGTGGCGCCCTCGCCCTGGCGGCCGTGGGGTCGCCCGGCGCGCGCGACGAGATCCGCGCCGCCCTCACCGCCGCCGGCTGGCGCGAAGGCGCCGATTTCGTCGCCGTGGCCTGA
- the uvrA gene encoding excinuclease ABC subunit A yields the protein MRNARQHNLKGIDLDLPRRSLIVLTGPSGSGKSSLAFDTIYAEGQRRYVESLSTYAKQFLERMEKPQVDAVEGISPAVAIEQKNPTKTSRSTVGTATEVYDYLRLLWARVGLTHCPQCDRVVKPDTVQSATDEVLALPEGTRVMVTYPLPESARVNHQRVVENLRALGFIRVLVGDEVLDLDGEGVEDPARLGHDLAAAGEVLVVVDRLVVRPDVRERLADSLSTAFVEGEGEAVVVVVGAGEPSASAGVPSSRGLAYLRFTERFRCPDHPDVKFLEPTPRLFSFNNPYGSCPTCTGFGATLEYDEALIVPNPSKSLEEGAVAPWEMPRYKRYRQRLLAFARERRVATDAPWQELPQAFRRAVIHGTRGFQGVIPFLRSREAKRYKQYIRVFLRRYQSARTCASCGGARLRPEALYVRVAGLTIAQAAAMTVAELREWVAGLGVALAAPGPVSSGSTPLDSDHGPRPLRGAPAAEEPGSVPAAPALEEVEDPSGGETRRVAPAPGGAAGAAAAPILRELNSRLQFLVDVGLGYLTLDRQTRTLSGGEAQRIALANSLGASLVDTLYVLDEPTVGLHPRDTDRLLALLGRLRDAGNTVLVVEHDAAAIAAADHIVELGPGSGERGGEVVFQGTYSELLSADTATGRYLSGREPPPPVRRRSVDGPRLRLWGARLHNLRGVDIEIPLGALTVVTGVSGSGKSTLVHDVLYRALERELAGETSAKQHLGEEVGEYDRLEGHSYLDGVVLVDQSPIGRTPRSNPVTYIKAFDQVREVFARQPLARQRGYGPGHFSFNVKGGRCEACQGDGVVQVEMVFLADVYVPCEVCGGKRYKPETLEVTFKGLNIREVLDLTVDDAIRFFIKEDKLGQALWQLQQVGLGYLRLGQPANTLSGGEAQRLKIARELIGSSRRRGRKLYIMDEPTTGLSGNEVRKLLGVLGRLLDAGHTVVVIEHNLEVIAAADWIIDLGPEAGAGGGRVVATGRPEDVAAVEESHTGRYLRAVLAAMERQKVGDAV from the coding sequence TCCGGCAAGTCTTCTCTCGCCTTCGACACCATCTACGCCGAGGGGCAGCGCCGCTACGTCGAGTCGCTCTCGACGTACGCAAAGCAATTCCTCGAGCGCATGGAGAAGCCGCAGGTGGATGCAGTCGAAGGGATCAGCCCCGCGGTCGCGATCGAGCAGAAGAACCCCACCAAGACGAGCCGCTCGACGGTCGGCACCGCAACGGAGGTCTACGACTACCTGCGGCTGTTGTGGGCGCGTGTGGGGCTCACCCACTGTCCGCAGTGTGACCGGGTGGTGAAGCCGGACACGGTCCAGTCGGCGACGGATGAGGTGCTGGCCCTGCCGGAAGGCACGCGGGTCATGGTCACGTACCCGCTCCCGGAGAGCGCGCGGGTGAATCACCAGCGTGTCGTCGAGAACCTGCGGGCGCTGGGCTTCATCCGTGTGCTCGTGGGCGACGAGGTGCTCGATCTGGACGGCGAGGGTGTGGAAGACCCTGCCCGGCTCGGCCACGATCTCGCCGCGGCGGGCGAGGTGCTGGTGGTGGTGGACCGGCTGGTGGTGCGGCCGGATGTTCGGGAGCGGCTGGCGGACTCGCTGTCCACGGCTTTCGTGGAAGGGGAGGGAGAGGCGGTCGTGGTGGTCGTCGGGGCTGGGGAGCCGTCCGCATCTGCGGGTGTTCCGAGCTCTCGCGGGCTCGCGTACCTCCGCTTCACCGAGCGCTTCCGTTGCCCGGACCATCCGGATGTGAAGTTCCTCGAGCCGACGCCGCGCCTGTTCTCGTTCAACAACCCGTACGGCTCGTGCCCGACGTGCACGGGGTTCGGCGCCACGCTGGAGTACGACGAGGCGCTGATCGTGCCGAACCCGTCGAAGTCGCTGGAGGAGGGTGCGGTGGCGCCGTGGGAGATGCCGCGCTACAAGCGGTACCGTCAGCGGCTGCTGGCGTTCGCTCGCGAGCGGCGTGTGGCGACGGATGCGCCGTGGCAGGAGCTGCCGCAGGCGTTCCGGCGCGCGGTGATCCACGGCACGCGCGGCTTCCAGGGCGTGATCCCGTTCCTGCGCTCCCGCGAGGCGAAGCGGTACAAGCAGTACATCCGGGTGTTCCTGCGGCGCTACCAGAGCGCGCGGACGTGCGCGAGCTGCGGCGGCGCTCGCCTGCGGCCCGAGGCACTGTACGTGCGAGTGGCGGGGCTGACCATCGCGCAGGCGGCGGCGATGACTGTTGCGGAGCTGCGGGAATGGGTGGCCGGGTTGGGTGTAGCGTTGGCTGCGCCGGGTCCCGTTTCGTCGGGCTCCACGCCGTTGGACTCCGACCACGGTCCGCGTCCTCTGCGCGGCGCCCCCGCTGCCGAGGAGCCGGGCTCCGTGCCGGCTGCGCCGGCGCTGGAGGAGGTCGAGGATCCGTCCGGAGGTGAGACCAGGCGCGTCGCGCCGGCGCCCGGCGGCGCTGCAGGCGCCGCGGCCGCCCCCATCCTGCGGGAGCTGAACTCCCGTCTCCAGTTCCTGGTGGACGTGGGCCTCGGCTACCTCACGCTGGACCGCCAGACGCGCACGCTCTCCGGCGGCGAGGCGCAGCGCATCGCGCTGGCGAACTCGCTGGGCGCGAGCCTGGTGGACACGCTCTACGTGCTGGACGAGCCCACCGTCGGGCTGCACCCGCGGGACACCGACCGTCTACTCGCGCTGCTCGGCCGTCTGCGCGATGCCGGCAACACGGTCCTCGTCGTCGAGCACGACGCAGCAGCCATCGCCGCGGCGGACCACATCGTCGAGCTCGGCCCGGGCAGCGGCGAGCGCGGCGGTGAAGTCGTCTTCCAGGGCACCTACAGTGAGCTGCTGTCTGCGGACACGGCCACCGGCCGCTACCTCTCCGGCCGCGAGCCGCCGCCTCCGGTGCGGCGACGCAGCGTGGACGGCCCGCGCCTGCGGCTGTGGGGCGCGCGGCTGCACAACCTCCGCGGCGTGGACATCGAGATCCCGCTCGGCGCGCTGACCGTCGTCACGGGCGTGAGCGGCTCGGGCAAGAGCACGCTGGTGCACGACGTCCTCTACCGCGCCCTCGAGCGCGAGCTCGCCGGCGAGACCTCCGCCAAGCAGCACCTGGGCGAGGAGGTCGGTGAATACGACCGGCTGGAGGGCCATTCGTACCTGGACGGGGTCGTGCTCGTGGACCAGTCGCCGATCGGCCGCACGCCGCGCTCGAACCCGGTCACGTACATCAAGGCGTTCGACCAGGTGCGCGAGGTCTTCGCGCGCCAGCCGCTGGCGCGCCAGCGCGGCTACGGCCCCGGCCACTTCTCGTTCAACGTCAAGGGCGGTCGCTGCGAGGCGTGTCAGGGCGACGGCGTCGTGCAGGTCGAGATGGTCTTCCTCGCCGACGTGTACGTGCCGTGCGAGGTGTGCGGCGGCAAGCGCTACAAGCCGGAGACCCTGGAGGTGACGTTCAAGGGCCTGAACATCCGCGAGGTCCTGGACCTGACGGTCGATGACGCGATCCGGTTCTTCATCAAGGAGGACAAACTCGGCCAGGCGCTGTGGCAGCTCCAGCAGGTCGGGCTCGGCTACCTGCGGCTCGGCCAGCCCGCGAACACGCTCTCGGGCGGCGAGGCGCAGCGGTTGAAGATCGCGCGGGAGCTGATCGGCAGCTCCCGGCGCCGTGGTCGGAAGCTCTACATCATGGACGAGCCGACGACGGGCCTCTCCGGCAACGAGGTGCGCAAGCTGCTCGGCGTGCTGGGGCGGCTCCTGGACGCGGGCCACACCGTCGTCGTCATCGAGCACAACCTCGAGGTCATCGCCGCCGCGGATTGGATCATCGACCTGGGGCCCGAGGCAGGCGCGGGCGGCGGACGGGTCGTGGCCACTGGCCGTCCCGAGGACGTGGCCGCGGTGGAGGAGAGCCACACGGGGCGTTACCTGCGGGCGGTCCTGGCCGCGATGGAGCGGCAGAAGGTGGGCGACGCGGTCTGA